The Tautonia plasticadhaerens nucleotide sequence GTCAAGCGGCCCACCCGGCCGGCCCGCGTCGATCGGCCCCGCCGGTCCGATGCGACCCGTGGGTGCCGGTCGCGGGATGGGCCGGCCTCCCGGCCGCGGTCCCGGTCGAAATCGGGCCGGATCGGGCTCCCCCATCCGGGCGTCGCGGGTAAGATGGGGCCGAGGCCGCCGGGGATGGGGGGACCTCGCCGGGCTCCGATCGACGACCAGGGGAGGGGGCGACATGCGACGCAAGGTCGGGGCGTGCGGGTCCTGCATCGGCTGGCTCCTGGCGGCGTCGATCCCGGCCTGGGCGGGGGACGACGGGTCGTCGGGACCGATCGCCGACCGGGTCGCGGAGATCATCGCGACCCCCGGCTTCGAGGCCGGGCACTGGGGCGTCCTCGTCGTCGATCGGAGTTCGGGCGAGGTCCTCTTCGAGCACGAGGCCGATCGCCTGTTCATCCCCGCCGAGGTCGCCCAGCTCTTCCCCGCCGCCTCGGCCCTGGAGGCATTGGGGGTCGACCACCGATTCCAGACCCCCGTCCACCGCCGGGGGGAGGTGGGGCCGGGCGGCACCCTCGACGGCGACCTCATCCTGGTCGCCGTCGGGGACCCCAGCCTCGGCGGCCGGACCAGCCCCAAGGACGGCTCGCTGCTCTACCGGGACGTCGACCACACCCGGGCCGGCTCGACCCAGGGGGCCGCACTCGTCGAGGCCGACCCGCTGGCCGGCCTGGACCACCTGGCCCGCGAGGTCAAGGCCGCCGGCATCTCGGCCGTCTCCGGCGAGGTGATCGTCGACGACCGACTCTTCGAGCCGACGCCGGTCGAGGGGGCCGTGCCCTCCCGGATCGTGCCGATCGCGGTGAACGACAACCTCGTCGACGTGGTCGTCACCCCCGCCGCCGAGCCGGGCAAGCCGGCCGGGGTGGTCACCGTGCCGCCCTCGGACTTCTACGCCGCCGAGTCACGGGTCGAGACCGTGCCCGAGGGGCAGCCGCCCCGGATCGAGGTGGTCCGTGAGGGGACCCGGCGGTTCTCGGTCCGGGGACAGATCCCGGTGGGCCACCCGCCGGTGGTCCGGGTCTACGAGGTCGAGCAGCCGGGGGACTTCGCCCGGGCCCTGTTCGTCGAGCAACTCCGGGCCCGGGGGGTCCGGGTCGACGCCTCCCCGCTGGGGGAGAACCCCGGGGATCGCCTGCCGTCCTCCCCGGTGGTGGCCCAGTTGCCGAGGGTGGCGCAATACACCTCCCCCCCGCTCCGGGAGTACGTCCGGATGATCCTCAAGGTCGGCCACCACCTGCACGCGGGGTCGCTCCCCCTGCTGCTGGCCGCCGCCGAGGGGCAGCGATCCCTGGCCGAAGGGCTCCGACGCCAGGGGGCGATCCACGAGCGGCTCGGCTTGCCCGCCGGCGGGATCAGCCTGGCCGACGGCGCCGGGACGCACCGGTCCGACCTCGTCTCCCCCCGGGCCGTCGTCGCCCTGCTCCGCGCCATGGACACCCGCCCCGGGGGCCCGGCCTTCGAGGCCGCCTTGCCCGTGATCGGCCGGGAGGGGACGACGCTCGACGTGGTCGCCGCCGACAGCCCCGCCCGGGGTCACGCCCGGGCCCACTCCGGCACGTCCTGGTCGGTGGACGCGACGACCGGCAGGCCGGTGCTGCTCTGCAAGTCGCTGGCCGGCTACATGGAGACGGCCTCGGGCCGCGACCTCGCCTTCGCCTACTTCGTCAACCTCGTCCCCAGCACCGGCGCCGCCGACCGGGGCGTCACCGGCCTGTCGTCGGCCCGGCTCCTGGGGGCACTCTGCGAGGCCTTCTACGCCGACCAATCCCCGGGTTCCCCCTCCGCCTCCGTCCCGCCCGTCCCCCCCGCCCCCGCCCCCCAGGTGCCTCCCCCGGCGGGCCCGAACGCGACCGATGAGTGATTGCGCGAAAAATTGGGTCGAGGCCGCCGTCTTGACCGGGTATGAGAACCCCCTATCATTTTGAGTGATCGGGCACCCCGCTGAGGGGCCCCGGCCATCTTCTGGTGGATCGACCCTGTCCTGACGATAACAAGGCCCGTGTCCGATCCGGGGGGCGTCCGATCGAGCGGGCGTCCGAACCGGTCGGCGTCCCCGGTGCGCATGCACGATGAGTCCACCCACGGCTCGGCTGGCCCTGGCAATCCCCGGTTCCGGACCGGACCCGGCCCCCGTGGGGATCGCCTTGCTCGCCGCGATGGCCGAGAAGGGGGTGCGGGTCCAGCACTTCCGGTCCTGGGCCTGCCCGATCGGCACCCGGGCGATCGGTGGCCTGACCGGCCTGCCGGGCCGGCATTTGGACGCCTGGCTGATGACGCCGGAGGTGTGCCGGTCGGTCTTCGATCGGGGCGCCCGGTCGGCGGACCTGGCGGTCGTCGAGGGGGCCATCGAGGAGATCCCGGCCCCGGCCGGCGGGCCGAGCTACGAGGATCTCTGCGTCTCCACCTGCGGTCGGCCCGGGGCGTTGCTGCCGCTGGCCGACGCGATCGACGCGCCGATCATCGCGGCCGTCCCCTGCGACCGGCTCGACGCGTTCCACCTGCCTCACCTGGTCCGGGGGGTGGACGGGATCGTGCTGGACGGCCTGGAGGACCGCCGCGAGTTCGCCTCGATGCGGAGGATGGTCGAGCTGGTGCTCGATCGCCCGGTGCTCGGCGCCCTGGAGGCCCTGCCTTCGGCCCGGGAGGCGCTGCGGGTGGCCCGTCGGGACCAGGCACTCGACCCCCGGCTGGCCTCGGCCCTCGCGAGGAGCCTCGGCCGCTTCTCCGACCTCGACGCGATGCTCGAGCTGGCGTCCAGCCGTCCCATGCCGCCGTCGGACCCGGCCGCACTGCCGCCCATCGGCCTGCCGTTCAAGGTCGCCTACGCCCACGACGACGCCTTCGGCGACTACTTCCCCGATACGCTGGAGCTGCTCGAGACGCTCGGCGCCGAGTTGGTCGAGTTCTCTCCCCTGTCCGACGGCGACCTGCCGCCGGGGGTCGACCTGGTCATGATCGGCTGCGGCTTCCCCGATCGCTTCGCCGAGGAACTGTCGGCCAACGCCTGCCTGATCGCCGCGCTGCGGTCCTGGGTCTGCCGGGGGAAGCCGCTCTACGCCGAGGGGGGCGGCTGTGCCTATCTCGGCCGCTTCATGAAGCTGGGAGACCGGGACGTGCCCGGCGTCGGCCTCTTCCCGTTCGACGCGGCGCTCCGGCCCGACCCCGAGCCGCCGGCACCCGTCTACCGGACCCTCTGTCGGTCGGGGCTCCTCGGGCCCGGGGGCACGGTGGTCCGAGGCTACCACTCCAACCGTTGGCACCTGCGGCCCGCCCCCGAACCCGGGGACTGCCCGGCCCAGTCCGGCTACCTGACCGCCGAGCGGGACGTGGCCTACCGTCGCAATGCCGTCGGCAGCCTGATCCACCTGCACTTGGCCGCCCTGCCCCAGGTCGTCTCCTCCCTCGCCGGCCTCGGCCGCCGCGGGTTCGCCTCGCCGACGATCGGCGGACGCTGACGGCCCCGATCCGACTCGCCCGAGTCGTCGATCGCCCTGCCGATCCCGGGCCGGGCGATCAGGACGGCGATTCGCCCAGCCGGTTGAGGATCCAGAGCAGGATCAAGGGCGGCAGGATCATGTGGCCGTACAGGTAGTAGAACCAGACAGCCGGGTCGTCGTTGACCGTCATCAGCCAGGCGTTGAAGTACGTCGAGGCCCACCAGGCCTGGGCCCAGGGCAGGTGGGCGTGGTATCGGAAGTAGTCGTAGCCGGTACGGATCACCAGCGCGACGACGGCCATCACCAGCGCGGTGGCGATCGCGCCTCCATTGAGTTGCGCCGCGCCGAGGATGCCGATGGCCGGGCCGGTGAACTCCTCATCCCGGCGGAATTCCGAGCCGGCGATCCAGGCGGCGGTCCACCGTTCCCGGCCGAAGAGGGGCTTCTCGTTCCAGATCACCCGGGGGATGTAGGTCGAGACGACGCGGATGTAGCTCGACCCGTAGTCGTGGGGCGACTTGTGCGGGACGGTGTCGAGCATCAGCAGGTAGCCGCCGTATTCGGTCGTCTCCCGGGTCAGCATCTCTCGGGTCTGGGCGTGCTTGCGCTGCTCGTCGTCCTCGACGCTCAGGCTGACGAGGATCTCGGTCGGGTCGAATCCCGAGGCGAAGGCGATGAAGGAGTCGACCGAGGCGTCATTCCCCCGGTTCTTGTGGATCCGCCAGCTGATTGACAGGGCCACCACCAGGCAGCCGACGAACGCCGCCACGGCCAGCGTCGCCAGCGACGGGCGCTTGAACCGGGGCACGTACCAGGCGCAGAGGGCGGTCAGCACGCCGAAGAGGGAGTGCGACCGCTTGCCCAGGTACATCCAGACGAGCGTGTAGAGCAGCGTCAGCGCCAGGCCGGCCGCCGTGATGGCCGGGCGGGGGCGGTGCGGCTGACGGCCGGTGACGATCAGCAGGACGCCGGCGACCAACTGCATCGTCGGGAATTGCAGCATCAATCGGGTCCAGGCGCCGACCTCGGTGGGGTCCGCCCCGCCGAATCGCTGGAGGACCAGGGCCATGCTGGCCAGGCCCCAGGCCACCATGATCGGCGTGATCAGCACCAGCGGCGCGTCGGCCCAGGTCCTCGGCGGGCGGGGGATCGACCGGGCGATCGTCCGGCCGACGCCGCTGTAGTAGACGGCCAGGAACAGCAGCAGCGCCCAGAAGGCCCGGGCGTTGGCCGCCGTCACCACGTCGATGCCCCGGACCGAGAGCGCCCAGTCCCGGAAGCTCAGCGCCTGGAGGATGTAGACGTGGGCGAAGCCGGTCAGGAACAGCCAGATCGGCGCGAACGGGTCGAAATCCCGGCGGAAGATCCGGGCGGCGGCCAGCGTCACGATCACGGCGGCCGAGGCGAAGACGTAGGACCGATCCATCGGTGCGCATCCTTGCGAGCGAGGTCCGGGCCGGGGGTCGAGCCCGGGGTCCGGGGTCGACCCGACCCCGCCCGCCCCGGCGTCCTGCCCGGGTGCGATCGGCGACTGTCCGGCCCCTCGGGCGGTCCGTCCCTGGTGCGACCCCAGCTTATACCGGGTCGCCGGCCGGCGGTCTACCCCGGCCCGCCCTCGGGTCGGGGGTCAGAAGGGGCTGCCGCAGAGGACCCGGACGCTGGCGTAGGGGGTGAACTCGCCGGTCCGGATGATCCCCTTGGCGTCGAGCCCCTTCTCCTTGAACTCGTGCAGCGGCTCCTCGTCGACGTCGATGTCGCTGCCCAGCAGGTCGATGACCTTCTGGTACATCTCGGGGCTGTAGTCGTGGATCTCGGCGGGTACCGTCACCGCCTCGATCACCAGCTCCTCGGCGATCGCCTTCAGGACGTCGAGGAATCGGGGGATGCCGGGCGTCAGGGTCAGGTCGATGACGTGACCGTCCGGCGGCAGCGGGTATCCGGCGTCGACGATGAGCAGCTCGTCCAGGTGGCCCAGCTCGGCCAGCAGCGAGCAGATCGCCGGATTGAGGATGCCGCGCTTCTTCATCGATCTCGGTACCTCGCCTGTCGCACGACGGTGGGGGGGGAGTCTCGCGTTGAACCCTTCCAGTGTAACGGTTCCGCCGGTCGGCCACTATGGCGATCGGGCGAGGGTCGCCCCCGGACCGCCGATCGCTCATGATGGGAGGGGAGGAAGAATCGCCCGGCCGAGGTATGATTCCCCCGGGTCGCCCGATCGACGCCGCGATGCCGAGGCCCCGACCGGCCCCCTCGGAGGAGTCTGATGCCCATCGACCGATGCAACCGGAAGGCTCGGGCGTTGCTGGCGGCCCTGCTGCTCGCCCTGCTCGTCGGCCCGGCGCCGGGGACTCAGGACCGGGGGGCATACCTCCCGGCCCGATCGCTGGAGGACGCCCGGCTCAGGAGGCTCCGGGAGGCCTCGGCCAGCTGGGAGCTGCGTACGGGCCCCCGGAGGGAGGTCGTCGACGTCGCCTGCCTCGTCCCGGATGCCGCCACCTTCTACCGGGCAATCGCCACCTGGGACGAATCCCACTGGTTCCCGGTCCTGATCGAGGACGTCGAATACACCTCGAAGTTCCTCCGGGCCTTCCGGCCCTCCCGGGTCGTCCGGTTCCCGGACCGGGGACGGCCGTCACAGGGGGACGGACTCTGGTCGGCCGCGATCACCGCCGTCGGCCGCTCCTGGACTGCGACCGACGATTCGGGCCCCGCCGGCGACCGCTTCCCGAGGGAACTCGGGCGGACGCCTCCGGGCGTGGTAGTGTCCAACCCGGCCTCCCCGTCGCTTCCCGGCGCCGTGGCGCTGGCGGCCGGCCGGTTCCAGCCGCTGATCCGATGGGAGCCGGGTCGGAAATTCGACGAGCTGTTGAGCGACGCCGACGCCCAGAAGCTCGCCCGCCAGCTCCGTGCGACCCTCTCCTCGACGGCGCCGAACCACGACTTGCTGGGAGACGACTGCGACTTCATCACCCTGGCGCTCGACTACCCCTACCGCTACCAGGGCGAGGGGCTGCCGCGGGAGGGGACCGACCTCCCCCCGGTCGCCGGGCCCGGCCCGGCGGCCTTCGACGACCTGATCGGCCGGCACCTGGACCTCCCCCGGCCCGACTCGGTCCGGATCCGATGGGCCTTCGCCGGCCGGCTGACGGGGGACGAGGTGCGGTCGGCCTACGCGGCGATGTGCAGCCTGTTCCTGAGGCCCGAGCGTGCGACCCTGATCAACGCCTACGGGGACGGCGCCGGCCCCCCGTTCGGGGACTATCGGCAGTCCCCGGCCGCCGATCGGCTGGATGGCCTGATGGAGGTCTCCCGGCGGGACCGGGGCCAGTCCGACCTCTCGGGATGGCACTCCGGATTCGACCCCGTCAACCGGGCCGGGTTGGTGCTGATCAACTCATCGGGGAACGCCTCCGACTTCAACCTCGGCGGCCCGACCCCGGGGAGGACCTGGGACGTGCCGATCACCGAGCCGGCGGCCGTGTACAAGGTGCACAGCCACTCGGCCGCCGACCCCGGGGACGCCGGGACCATCGCCGGCCGATGGCTCGCCAACGGGGCCTACCTCTATTTCGGGTCGGTCCACGAGCCGTTCCTGTCGGCGTTCCGGACCCCCGAGCTGGTGGTCAACCTGCTTCTCAGGGGGATCCCGTTCGGGGCCGCGGCCCGAATGCTGCCCGAGGAGCTGACCGCGTTCGGCAACAGTTGGCGGCTCGCCTACCTCGGCGATCCCCTGTTCCGCCTCGACCCGGACCCTCCCGGTCGGCGGCTCCCCCGCTGGGAACCCCTGGCCGACTGGCCCGTCTACGACGCCCCCGGGGCCCCCGCAGACCCCAAGGACCCGTTCGCCGTGCTGAGCTGGGCCCTCCGGGTGTCCATCGACGCCTCGCGTCGCGGCGAACCGGCCCCCGACGCGGTGATCGACGCCCTCCGGGCGGTCGACCCGGCCTCGATGGACGGCCCGATCCGGGCGTATCGCGACCTGCTGCTCGCCGACGCTTTGTTCCTCCGAGACCGGCTGGACGACCTCCGGGCCGACTTCGGCCGACGCCCCCCCGACTCCCTCTCCCCCGCCGCCCGACGCTGGCTGGAGACCGCCCGGGTCGTCTCGCTCCAGCGGGCCCTCGACGCCGGCGAATGGGAGCAAGCCGCCTCGATCTGGTCCGAGGTCGCCGGGTCGTCCCCGCCGGCTGCGATGCTCCGATCGCTCGCCGATCGCGTCCGCCCTGCCAAGGACCAGACCGATCGGCGTGCCTCCTGGCGGCGTCGACTGACCTCAGCCCGGGGGCAGATCGCCGACGATCGGCTCATCGAGGTCATCGACGAGGAACTGGCCCGGCCCTGACCGACGCCCCCGGCGATCGGTCAGCCGGCCTCGACCGCCGGCACCTCGACCCCGAGTTCGTTGGCCAGTTCGACGAGCTTGCCCCAATGCCCCTCGGAGAGCGGGATGCCTCCCCGGGATCGGGCGTCGAGCGCCTTGCGTTCGGGGTCGCCGGGCAGGGTGATCGCCTCTACCCCCTCGGCCGTCGGCGTCTGCCGGACGAACCGGACGACGCCGGTCGACTCCCGGAGCATGGCCGCGCTGCCGGAGAACCGGACGGGGTCGAGCAGCAGGAACAGCAGGTTGTTGCCCCGGGCCGGCGGGGCCCCCTCGTGGCAGGCCCGGCCCCCGGAGAGCCCGCCGGCGAGCATGTCCAGCACCAGCGCTAGGCCGAACCCCTTGTACGCCTGCGCGCCACCCATCGGGAGGATCGACCCCGAAGGCTTAGAATAGAGGACGCCCGGGTCGGTCGTCGGCCTGCCCTCGTGGTCGAGCAGCCAGCCCTCGGGCACGGGCTGATTGTTGATGTGGTAGACCCGGACCTTCCCCTCGGCGGCGACGCTCGTGCCGAAGTCGAGCACGACGGGGCCGTCGTCGGTCGGCACGGCGGCGCAGAGGGGATTGGTCCCCAGCCTCGGGGCGACCCCTCCCGGGGGCGCCACGCGCTGTCCGGCGCCGTTATTGTTCACCGTCGCCAGCAGGACCATGCCCAGCTCGGCCGCCCGCTCGGCGTACTCCCCGAGGCGGCCGACGTGGCCGCAGTCCCGGGCGGCCCCGGCGGCGATCCCCATCGACTGGGCCTTGGGGATCAGGTGGTCGAGCATGCGATGCGCCTGCACCTGGCCGAAGCCCCACTGGCCGTCGGCGACGATCATCGCCGGCCCTTCCACCTCGATCCGCAGCGGGACGCCCGGCTTGTAGATGCCGTCCTTGACGAAGCCGACGTACTGCGGCACCCGCATCACCCCGTGCGAATCGTGCCCCCGGAGATTGGCGCCGACGAGCCCATCGGCCACCACCCTCGACTCCCCCGTCGGCACCCCGGCGGCCTCGAAGATCCGGACGGTGAACTCGGTCAGGGCGTCGGCTGGGATCGTCGGCACGGCACGGCTCCGGTGGTGGGCCCGCGGGGGAGGGTCGGGGCCTTCGATGATACGAGGCACCCCCGGGATTGCAACCGCACGAACCGGCCGGGCCGAGGGGCCCTCGACGGTCAGGCGAGCTCACCCCGCAGGACGGTCACGGCCGACCCCGCCAGCTCGACCCGGTCGCCGAGCACCCGGACCCGGACCGTCCCCCGACGGGCGGAGACCTGCTCGCCGGTCATGGTGCCGAGGCCGAGGCGTTCGCTCCAGAATGGGGCGAGGGCGCAGTGGGCGGAGCCCGTGACCGGATCCTCATCGACCCCGGCGGCGGGGGCGAAGAACCGGGAGACGAAGTCGACGCCGGGGCGGTCGGACCGGGCGGTGACGATCACCCCTCGGGTCGGGATCGCTCGGAGCCGGCCGAAATCGGGGGAGAGGCCGAGGACCTCCTCCTCGGTGTCGACCTGGACCAGCACGTCCATCCGGTTCCCGCCGACGAACCGGGGGACCAGGCCGATCGCCTCGACCAGCCCCCGGGGGGGCTCCCGCTCGGCGACCGGCTCCGAGGGGAAGTCCAGCGCGATGAGGCCCCCCGGGCGCCGTGCCCGGAGCCTCCCCGATCGGGTCGAGAAGGTGATCGGCTCCCCCTCGGGCCGGTGGCCGTCCTCCCAGAGGACGTGGGCGGCGGCCAGGGTGGCATGGCCGCAGAGGTCGACCTCGACGGTCGGCGTGAACCACCGGAGCCGGTAGGAGTCCGGCTCATCGGGCCGGGGCTCGGGATGCAGGAACGCCGTCTCCGAGAGGTTCATCTCCCGGGCGACCGCCCGCATCCAACCCTCGTCCGCCGGGGACCGGAGCACGCAGACGGCCGCCGGGTTGCCGGAGAAGGGTCGATCGGCGAAGGCGTCGACTTGGACTATTCGCTGTCCCATCGCGGAGTTCCTCGGGATGAATCGGGGGTCGCCCGGACCGATCGGGTGGGGCGCGGGAGCCCGTCGTCTGGATTCCGGAGGATTCCGGGCCGGGCCGGGTTCGCCGGAAGGCCGATCGACTCGGCCGGCCTCAGCGGGTTCCCGTCGAACCGGGGGCGTCCGCCAGGAGGTCGGCGATCTCCCTCATGGTGATCGCCCTGCGGTCGGGCTCCGGCTCGAGTGCCCCGCGGATGATCGGGGAGAAGGGGGCCGGCACCTGCTCGGCCGGCGCCCTGGGCCGGGTGTTCCGGATCTGCTCGAAGACCTGGAGGACGTTGCCGGCGCCGATGGCGCGATGGCCGGTGAGCAGCTCGAAGAGGATCGACCCCATCGCGAAGACGTCGGAGGCGGGCGAGGACGGCTCCCCGCGGGTCTGCTCGGGGGCCATGTACCCGGGGGTGCCGGTGATGCCGGCCGAGGAGAGATCCCGGCTGTCGATCGTCTCGAAGGGGTCGTCGGGGGCGCCGACCCGGTGGGCGAGGCCGAAGTCGACGATCTTGGCGAGGTCGCCGACGTCGACCAGGATGTTCTGCGGCTTCAAGTCGCCGTGGACCACCCCCGCCTCGTGGGCCGCCGCCATCCCCGAGGCGACCTGCCGGGCGATCCCGACCGACCGTCCGACCGTCAGGCCCCCCGAGGCGATCAGGTGGTCCAGGCGGGGGCCGGCCACGTACTCCATGGCGATGATCGGCAGCCCCTCGCTGTCATCCACCGCGTAGACGGTGCAGATGTTCGGGTGGTTCAGGGCCGCCGCGGCCCGGGCCTCGTCGAGCAGGGCCCGGGGCCGGGCGCCGGGCCTCGGGCGCAGCACCTTCAGGGCGACCGGGCGCTTGAGGGTCTCGTCCCGGGCCAGGAAGACGGCCGCGAAGGTCCCCGATCCCAGCTTGCGATCGATCCGGTAGTGGGCCACCACCCGGCCGGGGCCGAGGATCTTGGTCGGGTCGATCGTCGCGTCCCCCGGCCCCCAGCCCGAGGCGCACATCCCGCCGCTGGTCAGCGCCCCGAGGACCCGGAGCACCTCGTCCGCCCTCCGGCCGACCCCCATGCTGTGCACCACCTGGTACTGCACGAGCCCCGCCGGGTCGATCAGGAACAGCCCCCTCAGGGAGACCCCCGGGGGATCCTGGTAGACCCCGAAGGCCCGGCTCACCCGACCGTCCTCGTCGCTGGCCAGCGGGAAGGGGAGCCGTCCCAGTCCCCCCTCCGTCGGATCGACCCGCATCCACTGGCGGTGCGAGTCCAGCGGGTCGCAGCTGACGCCGAGCACGCCGCAGCCGATGGCCTCGAACTCGTCGATCCGATCGGCCAGCGCCGTCAGCTCGGTCGGGCAGACCAGCGAGAAGTCCCTCGGGTAGAAGACCAGCGCCAGCCACCTCCCCCGGAAGTCGACCGACCGGGACCGCCCCTCCCCCCGATCGGCCGACACGCTCGCCAGGTCGAACTCCGGGGCCGGGCGGCCGATCATCGGCTCGGGCACGAGCGTCGCTCCGCGGGACTCTCAAGGGCCAGTCGGCGGAGTCTCGTCCCCTGCCCCTCCCCCGACCCTCATCATCTTATCATAGCCGTCGACCCCCAGCCCGCCCGGCCGACATACCCGCCAGGACCGGCTTCTGCGGGGCGAGCCACTTGACCGGACGAACCCGATTACGATATCATGCACCATTGCACTCGTCGTCGGGGGCCCGGGGTTGGACTTCGCCCGACCGGATGACGATAGAGAGGGTATGATGGTCCTGGTTCGAGGCCGCCGGCCCGGCGGAGCCCCTGTGGCCAGGGCGTGTTGATCGCAAACCGTACGCTCCCCGGAGAGGACCATGAGCAGCCTCCCCCTTGGCCGTCGCCGCGCGGGGCTCCGGCCCCGAGTTTCAAAGAGTCGTCCTTCGGTCGAGGCGCTGGAGCAGAAGCAGCTGCTGGCGACCTTCACCGTCACGAGCAACGCCAGCTCGGGGACGGGGACGCTCCGGCAGGCGATCGTCGACGCCAACGCCGCCGCCGGCGCCGACCTGATCGATTTCAACCTCCCGACCGGCCAGCGGACGATCGTCCTGGATCAGGCCGACGGGCAACTGCCGGAGATCGTCGACCCGGTGACGATCTCCGGGTCGGTGGCCGTGGGCACCGGCCTGCCGAGCATCGAACTCAGCGGCCAGAACGTCAGCGGGGACGGCCTGAGGCTCTCGGCGGGCAGTTCCGTCGTCCGGGGGCTGGCGATCAACCGCTTCAGCGGCGCCGGCATCCGGATCAGCTCCCGGGGCGGCAACCTCGTCGAGTCGGTCCACCTGGGGACCGACGTCGCGGGCAACAACGACCTGGGCAACACGGGCCCGGGGCTGTTCATCGGCTCGGCCAACAACACCATCGGCGGCGTCGGCAACTCGGGCCGGGTGCTCAGCTCCGGCAACAGCGGCGACGGCATCCAGTTCCTGGGGGTCGACGCCTCCGGGAACGTCGTCACGAACACTTACATCGGCATGGACCGGGCCGGTGGCCGGGCCATCCCCAATGAGGGACAGGGGCTGCTGCTCAGCGGCGCCTCGGCGAATACGATCGGCGGCACGACCACGGCCACGAGGAATGTGATCTCGGGCAACTCCCTCAGCGGCGTGGCGATGATCCCCGGATCGAACAACAACGTGATCCAGGGCAACCTGATCGGCGTCGCCGCCGACGGGACCTCCGACCTGGGTAATCTCAATCACGGCGTCTTCATCGACGGGGCGAACGATAACACCATCGGCGGCAACTTCGCCGGCGCCGGCAACCTCATCGCCAACAACGGCGGCACGGACTCCCAGTTCAACGGCGTCACGGTCGAGGCGGGCACGGGCAACACGATCCTCACCAACCGGATCGTCGACAACGCCGGGCTGGGGATCGACCTGGGGGGCGACGGCCAGACTCCGAATGACGATTTCGACGCCGACACCGGGCCGAACGGCCTCCAGAACTACCCCGTCCTCTTCGGCGCATTCTCCAACAGCACCGAGACGAACATCCAGGGGCTCTTGCAGAGCACCCCGAACACCGTCTTCACCCTCCAGTTCTTCGAGAATATCGCCGCGGACGTCAGCGGCTTCGGCGAGGGCCGTCGGCTCCTAGGCGAGACGACCATCACGACCGATGCCAACGGGCTGTTCCTGTACAGCCTCGACTTCAACCCGCCGGCCTCGGTGGGGAGCTTCATCACCGCGACCGCCACCTCTCCGACGGGCGACACCTCCGAGTTCTCGGCCGCCGTCGAGGTCCAGGATGGGTTCTTCCGGTTCGTCGATGTCGCCCTGAGCGTGAATGACAC carries:
- a CDS encoding PhzF family phenazine biosynthesis protein; translated protein: MGQRIVQVDAFADRPFSGNPAAVCVLRSPADEGWMRAVAREMNLSETAFLHPEPRPDEPDSYRLRWFTPTVEVDLCGHATLAAAHVLWEDGHRPEGEPITFSTRSGRLRARRPGGLIALDFPSEPVAEREPPRGLVEAIGLVPRFVGGNRMDVLVQVDTEEEVLGLSPDFGRLRAIPTRGVIVTARSDRPGVDFVSRFFAPAAGVDEDPVTGSAHCALAPFWSERLGLGTMTGEQVSARRGTVRVRVLGDRVELAGSAVTVLRGELA
- the dacB gene encoding D-alanyl-D-alanine carboxypeptidase/D-alanyl-D-alanine endopeptidase gives rise to the protein MRRKVGACGSCIGWLLAASIPAWAGDDGSSGPIADRVAEIIATPGFEAGHWGVLVVDRSSGEVLFEHEADRLFIPAEVAQLFPAASALEALGVDHRFQTPVHRRGEVGPGGTLDGDLILVAVGDPSLGGRTSPKDGSLLYRDVDHTRAGSTQGAALVEADPLAGLDHLAREVKAAGISAVSGEVIVDDRLFEPTPVEGAVPSRIVPIAVNDNLVDVVVTPAAEPGKPAGVVTVPPSDFYAAESRVETVPEGQPPRIEVVREGTRRFSVRGQIPVGHPPVVRVYEVEQPGDFARALFVEQLRARGVRVDASPLGENPGDRLPSSPVVAQLPRVAQYTSPPLREYVRMILKVGHHLHAGSLPLLLAAAEGQRSLAEGLRRQGAIHERLGLPAGGISLADGAGTHRSDLVSPRAVVALLRAMDTRPGGPAFEAALPVIGREGTTLDVVAADSPARGHARAHSGTSWSVDATTGRPVLLCKSLAGYMETASGRDLAFAYFVNLVPSTGAADRGVTGLSSARLLGALCEAFYADQSPGSPSASVPPVPPAPAPQVPPPAGPNATDE
- the rbsD gene encoding D-ribose pyranase, with protein sequence MKKRGILNPAICSLLAELGHLDELLIVDAGYPLPPDGHVIDLTLTPGIPRFLDVLKAIAEELVIEAVTVPAEIHDYSPEMYQKVIDLLGSDIDVDEEPLHEFKEKGLDAKGIIRTGEFTPYASVRVLCGSPF
- a CDS encoding cobyrinic acid a,c-diamide synthase, which encodes MGIALLAAMAEKGVRVQHFRSWACPIGTRAIGGLTGLPGRHLDAWLMTPEVCRSVFDRGARSADLAVVEGAIEEIPAPAGGPSYEDLCVSTCGRPGALLPLADAIDAPIIAAVPCDRLDAFHLPHLVRGVDGIVLDGLEDRREFASMRRMVELVLDRPVLGALEALPSAREALRVARRDQALDPRLASALARSLGRFSDLDAMLELASSRPMPPSDPAALPPIGLPFKVAYAHDDAFGDYFPDTLELLETLGAELVEFSPLSDGDLPPGVDLVMIGCGFPDRFAEELSANACLIAALRSWVCRGKPLYAEGGGCAYLGRFMKLGDRDVPGVGLFPFDAALRPDPEPPAPVYRTLCRSGLLGPGGTVVRGYHSNRWHLRPAPEPGDCPAQSGYLTAERDVAYRRNAVGSLIHLHLAALPQVVSSLAGLGRRGFASPTIGGR
- a CDS encoding protein kinase domain-containing protein; its protein translation is MPEPMIGRPAPEFDLASVSADRGEGRSRSVDFRGRWLALVFYPRDFSLVCPTELTALADRIDEFEAIGCGVLGVSCDPLDSHRQWMRVDPTEGGLGRLPFPLASDEDGRVSRAFGVYQDPPGVSLRGLFLIDPAGLVQYQVVHSMGVGRRADEVLRVLGALTSGGMCASGWGPGDATIDPTKILGPGRVVAHYRIDRKLGSGTFAAVFLARDETLKRPVALKVLRPRPGARPRALLDEARAAAALNHPNICTVYAVDDSEGLPIIAMEYVAGPRLDHLIASGGLTVGRSVGIARQVASGMAAAHEAGVVHGDLKPQNILVDVGDLAKIVDFGLAHRVGAPDDPFETIDSRDLSSAGITGTPGYMAPEQTRGEPSSPASDVFAMGSILFELLTGHRAIGAGNVLQVFEQIRNTRPRAPAEQVPAPFSPIIRGALEPEPDRRAITMREIADLLADAPGSTGTR
- a CDS encoding Ldh family oxidoreductase; its protein translation is MPTIPADALTEFTVRIFEAAGVPTGESRVVADGLVGANLRGHDSHGVMRVPQYVGFVKDGIYKPGVPLRIEVEGPAMIVADGQWGFGQVQAHRMLDHLIPKAQSMGIAAGAARDCGHVGRLGEYAERAAELGMVLLATVNNNGAGQRVAPPGGVAPRLGTNPLCAAVPTDDGPVVLDFGTSVAAEGKVRVYHINNQPVPEGWLLDHEGRPTTDPGVLYSKPSGSILPMGGAQAYKGFGLALVLDMLAGGLSGGRACHEGAPPARGNNLLFLLLDPVRFSGSAAMLRESTGVVRFVRQTPTAEGVEAITLPGDPERKALDARSRGGIPLSEGHWGKLVELANELGVEVPAVEAG